One Setaria italica strain Yugu1 chromosome II, Setaria_italica_v2.0, whole genome shotgun sequence DNA segment encodes these proteins:
- the LOC101753324 gene encoding ATP-dependent DNA helicase 2 subunit KU70 produces the protein MDLDPEGIFRDDSDEDDDNVQEREANKEMVVYLVDASPKMFTPATTQADEKQETHFHTIVNCITQSLKTQIIGRSYDEVAICFFNTKEKKNLQDLAGVYVYNVGDRDPLDRPTAKLIKDFSCIEDSFMSNIGSRYGITAGSRENTLYNALWVAQALLRKGSVKTVSKRMLIFTNEDDPFSAITGAVKTDMIRTTIQRAKDAQDLGLSIELLPLSRPDEEFNVSLFYADLIGLDGAEITEYLPSAGEKLEDMTDQLRKRMMKKRRVKTLSFAITNDVCIEVNTYALTRPTTPGTITWLDSVSNIPLKTERSFICNDTGALLQDPQMRFQMYNDTVVKFSVRELSEVKRVSSHHLRLIGFKPLDCLKDYHNLRPSTFIYPSDEHIFGSTRVFVALHSSMLRLGRFALAFYGNPTRPQLVALVAQEEVTSSAGQVEPPGMHMIYLPYSDDIRYPEEVHVTSDEAPRATDEQIKKASSLLKRIDLKNFSVCQFANPALQRHYGILEALALGEDEMPDIKDETLPDEEGLARPGVVKAIDEFKASVYGENYDQEEAEAAAAKASRGDASKKRKAITDAASLKSAAYDWAELADNGKLKDMTVVELKSYLTAHDLPISGKKEALISRILTHLGK, from the exons ATGGACCTGGACCCCGAGGGCATCTTCCGCGACGACAGCGACGAGGACGATGACAACGTGCAG GAGAGGGAGGCAAACAAAGAGATGGTTGTCTACCTCGTTGATGCATCACCCAAAATGTTCACCCCCGCGACTACCCAG GCAGATGAAAAGCAGGAGACACATTTTCATACCATAGTTAACTGCATTACGCAGTCTCTGAAGACACAAATCATTGGAAGATCCTATGATGAAGTTGCAATATGTTTCTTTAACACT aaagagaagaagaattTGCAGGATTTGGCAGGTGTTTATGTTTACAATGTTGGAGACAGAGATCCACTTGATAGGCCCACTGCAAAACTGATTAAAGATTTTTCTTGCATAGAAG ATTCTTTCATGAGCAACATTGGAAGTCGATATGGAATAACTGCTGGATCTCGGGAGAACACCCTTTATAATGCTCTTTGGGTTGCACAAGCACTGCTGCGCAAAGG ATCTGTGAAGACTGTCAGTAAACGAATGCTTATATTCACCAATGAAGATGATCCTTTTAGTGCTATTACAGGAGCTGTGAAGACTGATATGATTAGGACAACAATACAACGTGCAAAG GATGCACAAGATCTTGGCCTATCTATTGAGCTACTTCCACTGAGCCGGCCTGATGAGGAATTCAACGTGTCCCTTTTTTATGCA GATTTGATTGGTCTGGATGGAGCTGAGATAACGGAGTATCTGCCATCTGCTGGTGAAAA GTTGGAGGATATGACTGATCAACTGAGAAAAAGAATGATGAAAAAGCGCAGAGTAAAAACTCTTTCATTTGCAATTACAAATGATGTATGTATAGAAGTGAATACATATGCGCTGACCCGTCCTACTACTCCAG GGACAATTACATGGCTTGATTCAGTCAGTAACATTCCACTAAAG ACTGAAAGGTCTTTCATATGCAATGATACTGGGGCTCTACTTCAGGATCCACAGATGCGTTTCCAGATGTACAATGA CACGGTCGTCAAATTTTCCGTCCGAGAACTCTCTGAGGTTAAAAGGGTTTCAAGTCATCATCTTCGCCTTATAGGATTCAAGCCATTGGATTGCTTGAAGGATTATCATAACTTGCGACCATCAACATTTATTTATCCCAGTGATGAG CATATATTTGGAAGCACACGCgtttttgttgctttacatagCTCAATGTTGCGCCTTGGAAG GTTTGCGCTTGCATTTTATGGGAATCCAACTCGACCACAACTCGTGGCCCTTGTTGCTCAA GAAGAAGTTACTTCCTCTGCTGGTCAAGTTGAGCCACCTGGCATGCACATGATCTATCTTCCATACTCCGACGATATAAGATATCCTGAAGAG GTTCATGTGACTTCTGATGAAGCACCACGTGCAACGGATGAACAAATCAAGAAAGCATCAAGTCTATTGAAACGCATTGATCTGAAGAATTTTTCTGTATGCCAATTTGCTAACCCAG CTTTGCAAAGACACTATGGGATTTTGGAGGCCTTAGCTTTAGGTGAAGATGAGATGCCAGATATAAAGGATGAGACCCTGCCTGATGAAGAAGGCTTGGCTAG GCCAGGAGTTGTTAAAGCTATTGATGAATTTAAGGCTTCAGTCTATGGTGAAAATTATGACCAAGAGGAGgctgaagcagcagcagcaaaagctTCCCGTGGTGACGCTTCGAAGAAGCGGAAGGCAATCACTGATGCAGCCTCGCTGAAAAGTGCAGCTTATGATTGGGCGGAATTGGCAGATAATGGAAAG TTGAAGGACATGACAGTCGTGGAGTTGAAATCGTACCTAACCGCACATGACCTCCCCATCTCTGGTAAGAAAGAGGCACTTATCAGCAGGATCTTGACTCATCTGGGCAAGTGA
- the LOC101752915 gene encoding protein MEMO1, whose amino-acid sequence MERVRRAVHAGSWYTNNARKLEEELDGWLGAAGLTKSPDVRAVIAPHAGYSYSGRCAAYAFGNIDPTNISRVFLLGPSHHYYTPKCALTRATVYSTPIGDLPVDQEVIEELSATGKFEFMDLSVDEAEHSMEMHLPYLSKVFQGHTVKVVPILVGALSSQSEAMFGQLLSKYVDDPNNFFSVSSDFCHWGSRFNYTYYEKKHGAIHKSIEALDRMGMEIIETGDPVAFKQYLQEYENTICGRHPISVFLHMLKHCSTKIKIGFVRYEQSSQCKNMRDSSVSYASAAAKVDPSGEEENKD is encoded by the exons ATGGAGCGTGTGAGAAGGGCTGTGCATGCCGGTTCTTGGTACACAAACAATG CCAGGAAGCTGGAAGAGGAACTCGATGGTTGGCTGGGGGCAGCTGGTCTAACCAAGTCTCCTGATGTTAGGGCTGTAATTGCACC CCATGCTGGTTATTCATACTCGGGGCGCTGTGCAGCTTATGCCTTTGGCAACATCGATCCGACTAACAT TTCTCGGGTGTTTCTTCTTGGCCCTTCCCATCACTACTACACTCCAAAATGTGCTCTAACCAGGGCTACTGTCTATTCCACCCCAATTGGGGATTTGCCAGTAGACCAGGAAG TCATTGAGGAACTCAGCGCTACTGGAAAATTTGAATTTATGGATCTTAGTGTAGATGAAGCTGAACATAGCATGGAAATGCATTTGCCCTACCTTTCTAAAGTCTTTCAAGG ACATACTGTAAAAGTTGTCCCTATCCTTGTTGGCGCACTTAGCTCCCAAAGTGAAGCCATGTTTGGACAGCTGCTCTCTAAATATGTTGATGATCCAAATAACTTTTTTTCTGTGTCGTCAGACTTCTGCCATTGGGGGTCCCG GTTCAATTATACATACTATGAGAAGAAACATGGTGCCATTCATAAATCTATTGAGGCCTTGGACCGTATGGGCATGGAGATCATAGAGACTGGTGATCCTGTTGCATTCAAACAATACCTGCAGGAGTATGAGAACACCATATGTGGACGCCACCCCATCAGTGTCTTCCTTCAT ATGTTGAAACATTGCTCAACAAAGATTAAGATTGGCTTTGTTCGCTATGAGCAGTCAAGCCAGTGCAAGAACATGAGGGACAGCAGTGTGAGCTATGCATCAGCAGCAGCGAAGGTTGACCCATCAGGGGAAGAAGAGAACAAAGATTGA